One window of the Shewanella maritima genome contains the following:
- a CDS encoding MFS transporter, translating into MSANQSNTITQGSSNTQPTAIQPQLSFWQIFNMCFGFLGIQFGFALQNANVSRIFQTLGADIDEIPILWIAAPLTGLIVQPIIGYMSDNTWNSLGRRRPYFLIGAICTTLSLFIMPHSPTLWIAAGMLWIMDASINIAMEPFRAFVGDNLPKNQRTQGYAMQSFFIGIGAVIASSLPYILTNYFDVANTAPAGEIADSVTYSFYFGAVVLFLAVGWTIISSKEYSPEELEAFNGKAHENVNGHNTQKRSAKQYQTGAMIWMAIGAIFTAAIFTQGLEQELYILSIGIFAFGPLQLFCSLKLKKDTNADNHGLAFNVVNDLFHMPKAMRQLAVVQFFAWFALFAMWIYTTAAVTSFHYGSTDVLSKAYNDGADWVGILFASYNGFAAVAAVIIPFLAKAVGIKFTHTINMFLGGFGLISFYFITDPSLLWLPMIGVGFAWASILSVPYAMLSGVLPPNKMGVYMGIFNFFIVIPQLLAASVLGLLLKLFFQGQPIYAVVMGGVFMLMSGIAVHFVQQSPEQEQV; encoded by the coding sequence ATGTCTGCTAATCAATCAAATACAATAACTCAAGGATCTAGCAATACACAGCCAACGGCGATTCAACCGCAATTAAGCTTTTGGCAAATATTCAACATGTGTTTTGGTTTTCTCGGGATCCAATTTGGCTTTGCACTGCAAAACGCTAACGTCAGCCGCATTTTCCAAACCCTTGGTGCAGACATAGACGAAATCCCTATTCTTTGGATTGCAGCACCGCTTACGGGTTTAATCGTACAGCCCATCATTGGCTATATGAGTGACAACACTTGGAATAGCCTAGGTCGCCGTCGCCCCTACTTTTTAATCGGTGCGATTTGTACCACGTTATCACTGTTCATCATGCCGCACTCTCCGACCTTGTGGATCGCTGCTGGTATGCTGTGGATCATGGACGCTTCAATTAACATCGCCATGGAGCCGTTTCGCGCATTTGTAGGTGACAATCTACCAAAAAATCAGCGTACCCAAGGCTATGCAATGCAAAGCTTCTTTATTGGCATCGGCGCTGTTATCGCATCATCACTTCCATACATTCTGACTAACTATTTTGACGTAGCAAATACCGCGCCTGCAGGTGAAATTGCAGACTCAGTCACTTACTCTTTTTATTTTGGTGCAGTCGTGCTGTTCCTAGCCGTTGGATGGACCATTATCTCATCAAAAGAATACTCGCCGGAGGAGCTCGAAGCTTTTAATGGCAAAGCACACGAAAACGTTAATGGTCACAACACACAAAAGCGCAGTGCAAAGCAATATCAAACCGGTGCTATGATCTGGATGGCCATTGGCGCAATTTTTACCGCCGCTATTTTCACCCAAGGGCTAGAGCAAGAGCTATATATCCTGAGTATCGGTATTTTCGCATTTGGTCCGCTGCAGCTTTTCTGCTCGCTGAAGCTTAAAAAAGACACTAACGCAGACAATCATGGTTTGGCTTTTAATGTGGTTAACGACTTATTCCACATGCCTAAGGCTATGAGGCAGCTTGCTGTAGTGCAGTTCTTCGCCTGGTTTGCGCTGTTCGCGATGTGGATTTACACCACAGCTGCAGTAACGTCATTTCACTACGGCAGTACTGATGTACTTAGCAAAGCTTATAATGATGGCGCAGATTGGGTAGGTATTTTATTCGCGTCATACAATGGTTTTGCTGCGGTTGCCGCGGTAATTATTCCATTTCTAGCTAAAGCTGTTGGTATTAAGTTTACCCATACCATCAACATGTTCCTGGGCGGTTTCGGTCTTATCAGCTTCTACTTTATTACCGACCCAAGTCTGCTTTGGCTGCCGATGATTGGCGTTGGTTTTGCGTGGGCTTCAATCTTATCAGTGCCTTACGCCATGTTATCGGGTGTACTACCACCAAACAAAATGGGCGTGTACATGGGTATCTTCAACTTCTTTATTGTTATCCCACAGCTACTCGCCGCAAGTGTACTTGGTCTGCTGTTAAAACTGTTTTTCCAGGGACAACCCATTTATGCAGTCGTCATGGGCGGCGTATTCATGCTCATGTCGGGAATTGCTGTGCACTTTGTTCAACAATCACCAGAGCAAGAGCAGGTTTAA